A region of Brevinematia bacterium DNA encodes the following proteins:
- a CDS encoding PEGA domain-containing protein: protein MLKKISNIVLLLGTVSNLLYSCAKVSTKISIPEPQVKTDVKITIVEIKNISTNTNLNLGYLMDIIKNRGIQIDFSEYYENSPEKALEDFKEISQKNSSASDTTNNLSNKLEIDLDSLIKGNLKKNIKRFIEKLGKYPCTEKEINIINLSKIEEEVIKHLTNQEIQKFIFTNYTTNTIFETNYYISESDTNKLRVEITEKEIFVSELKVSNEFLWKNIISNYPWVLKVTNGIPFVEGTPSDFSISVFYDIYGKPVSKYSTNVFLSLFVLVSNNTTSNFILFRTNLNVIDFLLSNHKLLHETKPFFYNYKVGKIVIEATPSDCDIYLDGIYLGKGNASEIVPEGLHKVTISRGSFVVEEYIYTEKGKVNFYKKDLLPTFTNTSTIYLDSSPNGASIFVESDYFGVTPTNITLPMGKYRIWLKKGELEKFSYVDINTQKTNLMFNLQRLDDETGYNIIAGLTLLLGTATASSIFLYFWADSQERYYDFLYQKERKEEYYQMKEYYYYFRDNMRTTAIVGTIGTFILWGTSLGIESDKFFVKLSIPF from the coding sequence AAATGTTAAAAAAAATCTCAAACATAGTGCTACTACTTGGAACAGTTTCAAACCTGCTATACTCCTGCGCAAAAGTATCCACGAAAATTTCAATTCCAGAACCACAAGTTAAAACAGATGTTAAAATAACAATAGTTGAGATTAAAAACATATCCACTAACACAAACCTAAATCTAGGCTACTTGATGGATATAATAAAGAACAGAGGAATCCAAATTGACTTCTCAGAATATTACGAAAACTCACCAGAAAAAGCTTTGGAAGACTTCAAAGAAATCTCTCAAAAAAATAGTTCTGCTTCCGATACAACCAACAACTTAAGCAACAAACTTGAGATAGACCTAGATAGCCTGATAAAAGGTAACCTAAAAAAGAATATTAAAAGATTCATAGAAAAACTAGGGAAATACCCCTGCACCGAAAAAGAGATAAACATCATCAACCTCTCAAAGATAGAAGAAGAAGTTATTAAACACTTGACTAACCAAGAAATTCAGAAGTTCATATTTACCAACTATACTACTAACACAATCTTTGAGACAAACTACTATATTTCCGAGAGTGACACCAACAAACTGAGAGTTGAAATTACCGAAAAGGAGATATTTGTTTCTGAGCTAAAAGTGAGCAACGAATTTCTTTGGAAAAACATCATAAGCAACTATCCTTGGGTACTGAAGGTAACAAACGGCATTCCTTTCGTTGAAGGCACACCTAGTGATTTCTCTATATCAGTATTCTACGATATCTATGGAAAGCCTGTAAGTAAATACTCAACAAATGTTTTTCTCTCACTATTCGTTCTCGTGTCTAACAACACAACCTCAAACTTCATACTATTCCGAACAAACCTTAATGTTATAGACTTTCTGCTGTCAAACCACAAACTTCTTCATGAAACGAAACCTTTCTTTTACAACTACAAAGTTGGCAAGATCGTAATAGAAGCTACTCCTAGTGACTGCGATATATATCTAGACGGCATTTACTTGGGTAAAGGTAACGCTTCTGAAATAGTTCCAGAGGGTTTACACAAGGTCACAATTTCTAGAGGTAGCTTTGTAGTTGAAGAATATATCTACACCGAAAAAGGCAAAGTAAACTTTTACAAAAAGGATCTTCTTCCCACCTTCACAAATACTTCAACTATATACCTGGACTCATCACCTAACGGAGCTAGTATCTTTGTAGAAAGCGATTACTTTGGAGTAACCCCTACAAATATAACACTACCTATGGGAAAATACAGAATCTGGCTTAAAAAAGGAGAACTTGAGAAATTTTCTTACGTTGACATAAATACGCAGAAGACAAATCTAATGTTTAACCTTCAACGATTAGACGATGAAACTGGCTACAATATAATCGCAGGACTTACTCTATTACTAGGCACTGCTACAGCATCTAGCATATTTCTCTACTTTTGGGCAGACTCACAGGAGAGGTATTATGATTTTCTGTATCAAAAGGAAAGAAAAGAGGAATACTACCAAATGAAGGAATATTACTACTACTTTCGTGACAACATGAGAACAACAGCAATAGTTGGTACAATAGGAACTTTCATACTCTGGGGCACTTCCTTGGGAATAGAATCAGACAAGTTTTTTGTAAAACTATCCATACCATTCTAG
- a CDS encoding sigma-70 family RNA polymerase sigma factor, translated as MFKGAEVDNYQEIEKVVRSVVFNFVKKNPQYSNMVSDLLQEGMVKALEVMRKFDPSKGVKMKTFLSRCIKNEIINRLKEEASRSKILGAVEEMEIVDTRSLSYDLNLLEKQISAFIESNPSLFSEEDREIINLRVMGYKYEEIAKKIGKNKKYIDNSLQKIKRIISEKFKL; from the coding sequence ATGTTTAAGGGAGCTGAAGTGGATAATTATCAAGAGATAGAGAAAGTTGTTAGAAGTGTTGTTTTTAACTTTGTTAAGAAAAACCCCCAGTATTCCAATATGGTAAGTGATCTACTGCAGGAAGGCATGGTTAAGGCTTTGGAAGTGATGAGAAAGTTTGATCCATCAAAGGGGGTGAAAATGAAAACATTTCTTAGTAGATGCATAAAAAATGAGATAATAAACAGGCTCAAGGAGGAGGCTTCTAGATCCAAGATACTTGGGGCAGTTGAGGAGATGGAGATAGTAGACACGAGAAGCCTAAGCTACGATTTGAATTTGCTTGAGAAGCAGATTAGTGCGTTTATAGAGTCAAACCCTTCTTTGTTCTCGGAGGAAGATAGAGAGATCATAAACCTTAGGGTAATGGGGTATAAGTATGAGGAAATTGCTAAGAAGATAGGTAAGAATAAAAAATACATTGACAATTCGTTGCAAAAAATAAAGCGTATTATCTCTGAAAAGTTCAAGTTATGA